One segment of Paenibacillus sp. FSL R7-0337 DNA contains the following:
- a CDS encoding glycosyltransferase family 4 protein encodes MKNLNVLMLTPDYPPGIYGGVGTHVYQLAQELINKDCNVTVIEGRCDLYVTEEYEEKIENSVKVIRFKQQPELHEYYQKEKLDYFTFRWAKNNLTMLPPIIKYLENKSFDIIHTHDLFTALIYDAIKTVYKLPSVASIHARSAKITSFDDSSRRYTRINADRIIAVSNALKEEIIERYGEETYFPYVEVVHNGVELSNDLEVNGCYIEKKLITYCGRLFHTKGCDILIRSFAKLVNSNSRYSDYGLNIIGDGPLLEEMRNLAKDLNVSGQIVFSGFVPHKEARRLIKSASLHIVPSTYEPFGLSALEGMSEGVCVIASNTGGIKEFIQDGENGMLVTPGDVDSLTDAIEYLLDNPIKKKALAEQGLLTAKDNNWSNVAKKTKEIYLEVIENKGNY; translated from the coding sequence ATGAAGAATCTTAATGTTCTTATGCTTACGCCAGATTATCCTCCAGGTATTTATGGTGGTGTCGGAACCCATGTGTACCAACTTGCGCAAGAACTGATTAATAAAGACTGTAATGTAACTGTTATCGAAGGACGCTGTGATCTATATGTAACAGAAGAATATGAAGAAAAGATAGAGAATTCAGTTAAGGTAATCAGATTTAAACAACAACCGGAACTTCATGAATATTATCAAAAAGAAAAGCTGGATTATTTCACATTTAGATGGGCAAAAAATAATCTGACAATGCTGCCTCCTATAATTAAGTATTTAGAAAATAAGTCTTTTGATATTATTCATACTCATGATTTATTTACAGCTTTAATCTATGATGCTATAAAAACTGTATATAAACTTCCCAGTGTTGCTAGTATTCACGCTCGTTCTGCTAAAATAACATCATTTGATGACTCTTCAAGAAGATACACGCGCATTAATGCGGATCGTATTATTGCAGTTAGTAACGCGCTTAAGGAGGAAATCATTGAACGATATGGTGAAGAAACATATTTTCCATATGTCGAGGTTGTTCACAATGGCGTAGAGCTTTCAAACGATCTGGAAGTAAACGGTTGTTATATTGAAAAGAAGTTAATAACCTATTGCGGTAGACTATTTCATACTAAAGGATGCGATATATTAATACGTTCTTTTGCAAAACTAGTTAATAGTAACTCAAGATATTCAGATTATGGATTAAATATAATCGGTGATGGACCCCTATTAGAAGAAATGAGAAATCTGGCGAAAGACCTAAATGTAAGTGGACAAATTGTTTTCTCAGGCTTTGTGCCTCATAAGGAGGCCAGAAGATTAATTAAGAGTGCTTCCCTTCATATTGTTCCCAGCACATACGAACCCTTTGGTTTAAGTGCATTAGAAGGGATGTCTGAAGGAGTATGTGTAATTGCATCAAACACCGGCGGTATTAAAGAGTTTATTCAAGATGGTGAGAATGGAATGCTTGTAACACCAGGAGATGTAGATTCGTTGACGGATGCAATTGAATATTTATTGGATAATCCGATTAAGAAGAAAGCACTTGCAGAGCAAGGTTTGCTTACTGCTAAAGATAATAATTGGTCAAATGTAGCAAAAAAGACTAAGGAAATATATCTCGAAGTAATTGAGAATAAAGGTAATTATTAA
- a CDS encoding glycosyltransferase family 2 protein, translating to MDLSVIIPTYNMKTFLYHTLDYLSKQIVESNHNYEIIIVDDGSTDETGELIGGFSNLIPVLKYYRRERDDKSCRARARNIGIKQSAGDIITFLDSGIVIPPNFISTVIKKYKMTTSEIVLHYILGKRIDSTKDDISMLKGLSPDTLEAISGKLRTNIKWMDHRNEMFCLMNDDINKYQAPWVLSDSACLTLSKQLVARVNGFDDSYITWGVEDVDFLYRAHKAGGNLRVEREAFAFHLPHPSEESEIKVSSNQSNKLKFHQKFYDLETEMYTLYPNSYLNYVLSRFNNLNLYYVLPQISDEMIQVINHLVETPGSKHSLIVGVDNLIHAMNIRTTHIFSHNQAVFKMLKRNLDKTVEYILGCKTNYSKNFFNTTVVTDFLRLFPNRMLKEMVLELSRISQELVLIYTPNFISLVETLDEYPWADLDGIVGILDSSDLKYEISKFGNTMLIKVTK from the coding sequence ATGGATCTGTCTGTAATTATTCCTACTTATAATATGAAGACTTTTTTGTATCATACACTTGATTATCTTTCTAAACAGATAGTAGAGAGTAACCACAATTATGAAATAATTATTGTAGATGATGGATCAACTGATGAAACAGGTGAACTGATAGGGGGATTTTCAAATCTCATACCAGTTTTGAAATATTATCGCAGAGAGCGCGATGATAAGTCTTGCCGTGCCAGAGCTAGGAATATTGGAATAAAACAAAGTGCGGGAGATATAATAACCTTTTTGGATAGTGGAATAGTAATCCCTCCTAATTTCATTAGTACAGTAATAAAAAAATACAAAATGACAACCAGTGAAATAGTGTTACATTATATTTTAGGTAAGAGAATTGATTCAACCAAAGATGATATTTCTATGCTTAAAGGGTTATCGCCAGATACGCTTGAGGCGATTTCCGGAAAACTTCGTACTAACATTAAATGGATGGATCATAGAAATGAAATGTTTTGTCTGATGAATGATGATATTAACAAGTATCAAGCCCCTTGGGTTTTGAGTGATAGCGCTTGCCTTACCCTCTCTAAACAATTAGTGGCACGGGTAAACGGGTTTGATGATTCTTATATCACATGGGGAGTAGAAGATGTAGATTTTCTTTATAGAGCACACAAAGCGGGTGGTAATCTGAGAGTTGAAAGAGAGGCATTTGCTTTTCATTTACCCCATCCATCAGAAGAATCGGAAATAAAGGTAAGCTCTAATCAATCCAATAAGCTGAAATTTCATCAGAAATTTTATGATTTAGAAACTGAAATGTACACGCTGTACCCTAATAGTTATTTGAATTATGTTCTTTCACGCTTTAACAACTTGAATTTATACTATGTATTGCCACAGATATCAGATGAGATGATACAGGTTATTAACCATTTAGTAGAGACGCCCGGTTCCAAACATTCCTTAATAGTCGGTGTGGATAATCTGATACATGCAATGAATATTCGTACAACTCATATTTTCTCTCACAACCAAGCGGTTTTCAAAATGTTAAAGCGTAATTTAGACAAGACAGTGGAATACATTTTAGGTTGTAAAACTAATTATAGTAAAAATTTTTTTAACACTACTGTAGTTACTGATTTTCTTAGACTTTTTCCAAACAGAATGCTGAAAGAGATGGTGCTTGAATTATCAAGAATATCACAGGAATTAGTTCTTATTTATACGCCTAATTTTATCTCATTAGTTGAAACGTTAGATGAATACCCTTGGGCAGACTTAGATGGAATTGTCGGAATACTTGATTCTTCAGATCTTAAATATGAGATAAGTAAATTTGGAAATACAATGTTAATTAAAGTGACTAAATGA
- a CDS encoding NUDIX hydrolase: MKWIDWANQIQAISQAGLEYSKDVFDIERFKQLRELSTEIVSTYTGIEQETVQLLFANEKGYATPKVVVRGVVFKEEQLLLVQETTDGAWALPGGWADIGLSPYENVAKEILEETGYIVDPVKLLGIMDRRMHDNPPSIYHEYILYILCEIKGGESKVSIETTDAKFFSKDNLPKLSTSRGTYNQILKIFEAVDSPGRETFCD; the protein is encoded by the coding sequence ATGAAATGGATTGATTGGGCAAACCAAATTCAGGCAATCAGCCAAGCGGGGTTAGAATATTCTAAAGATGTTTTTGACATTGAGAGGTTTAAGCAATTGAGGGAACTAAGCACCGAAATAGTTAGTACTTACACAGGGATAGAGCAAGAAACGGTTCAACTCTTATTTGCTAACGAGAAAGGTTATGCTACACCGAAAGTTGTTGTTAGAGGAGTTGTTTTTAAAGAAGAACAGCTATTGTTAGTTCAAGAGACAACGGATGGAGCCTGGGCTTTACCTGGTGGTTGGGCTGATATTGGACTATCTCCGTATGAAAACGTTGCAAAAGAAATACTGGAGGAAACGGGTTATATAGTGGACCCTGTAAAACTTTTAGGTATTATGGATCGCAGAATGCATGACAATCCTCCATCAATTTATCATGAGTATATTTTGTACATCCTTTGTGAAATTAAAGGGGGGGAATCAAAAGTAAGTATCGAAACTACAGATGCTAAGTTTTTCTCTAAAGACAATCTTCCTAAATTATCTACATCAAGAGGTACTTACAATCAAATATTAAAAATATTCGAGGCAGTTGATTCTCCAGGAAGGGAAACTTTCTGCGACTAG
- a CDS encoding DUF1861 family protein has translation MNLHQQKQEFEATKTIYESATLEFKNVDGFDVYNISIPFERDGKHYLFGRVERREEWARSWVRLFEETGQDEWTLVENSMIYTLEDPYISEIGDELVLGGTHVQYESGKYSTYFGYFYRGTDLHNLYYFTTGPNKMKDIRLVALADDRIGVFSRPRGNEVKGQYGSESMIGFTVIDKLEDLTADVIENAPYIHGIFGTGEWGGVNQAYLLSSGNIGIIGHICYSHKEENGQEIKVYLNMAFIFDPVTRESHNLHLIGSRSCYPPGPAKAPYLTDCVFSSGIVMREDGKADLYSGVGDCQAGRITIDYPFAPYGSIV, from the coding sequence TTGAACCTGCATCAGCAAAAACAAGAGTTTGAAGCAACAAAAACTATTTATGAAAGCGCAACCCTGGAATTTAAAAATGTGGATGGATTTGATGTTTATAATATCTCGATTCCTTTTGAACGTGATGGAAAACATTACTTGTTCGGCCGGGTAGAACGCCGGGAAGAATGGGCCCGCTCATGGGTCCGTCTGTTCGAGGAAACAGGCCAGGATGAGTGGACCCTGGTGGAGAACAGCATGATCTATACGCTGGAGGACCCTTATATCAGCGAAATAGGTGATGAGCTAGTACTGGGCGGAACGCATGTGCAATATGAAAGCGGCAAATACAGCACGTATTTCGGTTATTTTTACCGGGGGACGGATCTCCACAATTTGTATTACTTTACTACCGGTCCTAACAAAATGAAGGATATCCGCCTTGTTGCTCTGGCGGACGACAGAATTGGCGTCTTCTCACGTCCGCGGGGCAACGAGGTGAAGGGCCAATATGGCAGCGAATCCATGATCGGCTTCACGGTGATTGATAAGCTGGAGGATTTGACTGCTGACGTTATTGAGAATGCCCCGTACATCCATGGTATCTTCGGAACAGGTGAATGGGGAGGCGTCAATCAGGCTTACCTGTTGAGCAGCGGCAACATCGGAATTATCGGCCATATTTGTTATTCGCATAAGGAGGAGAACGGGCAGGAAATCAAGGTCTATCTGAACATGGCCTTCATCTTCGATCCCGTGACCCGGGAATCTCATAACCTGCATCTGATTGGAAGCCGCTCCTGCTACCCGCCCGGACCTGCCAAGGCACCGTATTTGACGGACTGCGTCTTCTCTTCAGGGATCGTGATGCGTGAGGATGGCAAGGCTGATCTGTACAGCGGGGTTGGCGACTGCCAGGCCGGGCGTATTACGATCGACTATCCGTTCGCACCCTATGGAAGTATTGTCTAG
- a CDS encoding glycosyltransferase: MHISFFLSERLSGRGGMEAVLREIVLSLRKRKHHVELILAATSEDTFWENDLNPEYLFEMYPKFSTIEEKIHVQQLKMSTILKDKPSEVVVCLSAASLAICRKATNDIGLNIIIVSWLHFSMHKEKYKQFLQYADKHLCISAEIAEQISLLAPSVPRDVIYNPVQINNNMIKRAESPVFLYVGRLDINQKRIDILLKALSILHGEWELMVIGDGADSASLQTHANELRVDSRVNWLGWSNNPWSLVTEATCLILPSDFEGFPSVLIEALSRGIPVISSDCMTGPKEIVVHEGNGWLFQPGDAEQLAFILQCIVNGNVSLPKADVCVDSIKKFDISIFINNFENNLLELFSSRSF, encoded by the coding sequence ATGCATATTTCATTTTTCTTAAGCGAGAGATTAAGCGGAAGAGGCGGCATGGAAGCTGTTCTAAGAGAAATAGTACTTTCTCTCAGAAAAAGGAAACATCATGTGGAATTGATTTTAGCAGCAACCTCGGAAGATACGTTCTGGGAAAATGATCTGAATCCAGAATATTTGTTTGAAATGTATCCAAAGTTTTCTACCATTGAGGAGAAAATACATGTTCAACAATTAAAAATGTCAACGATTCTGAAAGATAAGCCTTCTGAAGTTGTTGTATGTCTTTCAGCAGCCTCTCTAGCAATTTGTAGAAAAGCAACAAATGATATTGGATTAAATATAATTATAGTTAGCTGGTTACATTTCTCTATGCATAAAGAAAAATATAAGCAATTTCTTCAATATGCAGATAAGCATTTATGCATTAGTGCTGAAATTGCAGAACAAATTAGTTTATTGGCACCCTCTGTACCTAGAGATGTCATATATAATCCCGTTCAGATAAATAATAATATGATTAAAAGAGCTGAATCTCCTGTGTTTTTATATGTAGGCCGTTTAGATATTAATCAAAAAAGAATAGATATCCTTTTAAAAGCATTATCTATTTTACATGGAGAGTGGGAATTAATGGTTATTGGTGATGGCGCTGATTCAGCATCACTTCAAACACATGCTAACGAGTTGAGAGTGGACTCTAGAGTAAACTGGTTAGGTTGGTCTAATAATCCATGGAGTTTAGTGACCGAAGCAACTTGTTTAATTCTTCCATCTGATTTTGAAGGTTTTCCATCGGTTCTAATTGAGGCATTAAGTAGGGGAATACCTGTTATCTCAAGTGACTGTATGACTGGGCCGAAGGAAATTGTTGTTCATGAAGGAAATGGTTGGCTATTTCAACCAGGGGATGCCGAACAACTGGCATTTATTTTACAGTGTATTGTCAATGGAAATGTTTCACTACCTAAAGCTGATGTATGTGTTGATTCTATTAAGAAATTTGATATTTCAATATTCATAAATAACTTCGAAAACAATTTGCTAGAATTGTTTTCGAGTAGATCATTCTAA
- a CDS encoding amidase family protein has product MSKLKRLRRTKRQVIATSIALSVIASGVIPFQTADALTRVTSSSGTVWEIHDAFAPSLDTGSLRTVGTTQVQGFGNIFVKVSSPAASLMNGQMMRGFDLKYDGVNRFTSSQSVNLGNVTVTRDVYVDTINNRTRFFDTFTNKNDMAVKVDVSFGGSLGYGTAANASVVKATYSNDLEVTTDDSWIVVDSSARNNKPLGVAVGSPHPFNNGLTALGNQQQNPFTTPLAKSGNEANFYGFINTLNLEPGQSKSLVNFVQVGEAGKAGLNNLVATLNGLNQQLDVSGLTPAQIRSISNWDISGIEGLNTGDNLFIPEAPAAQSFVTSSPYDVVNKSIAQMQQDMISGTTTSVQITQAYLDRIKAYDMGQLGFHAFLHVSETALAQAKAADDARAQGAKGDLLGIPIAIKDIYDTKDMPTTGGSKALEGWRPESDAFQVNKLREAGAVIIGKVNTSEFANSGSFSESGWMQTWNALYPSKTSFGSSGGSAVSVAADFAAAAMGSQTGVSLYAPTTGASLKSFRGTDGMASTTGVLPLTWGQDYAGPIAKTVTDLAIMLNATTGTDPQDIFTVTADADHKRPENWKESLDAGALKGKKIGFIPESFVSSYADDDTGLAVKNKFSELQAAGAEMVEMSKMPAAPTRPSGINGSTEGWARYIELHKAFPYADGASVLASDKVLIYNQRSYTAPTRMTEQAVQDYIKYRTDYKEVIKGWMDENGVDAIVYAGFISDVYNNDASASQLSSDRNTGVLTSNVGLPTVVVPVGTNDSGYSISMQLVGRAWDDAKVLGMGYALEQQSQARLLTAFAPALPYVSNPTDPDPVDNEPSNPSPGGGTVTPPATPTPTPAPTATPAPTATPAPAETTAPTPKPEVVSFTDTLKHWAKASIDLLISKGLLTGYADGTFRPDSGLTRAEAIKVITTHMGLEGQASTFTDVSGAHWANKYIGAATSAGLMNGYSDGTFRPNAKISRSELATLITRAFKLTGTGNTTFKDVNKEAWYYNSIDALASNKIITGYEDSTFKPAKDITRAEFATMVARLLEIGK; this is encoded by the coding sequence ATGAGTAAGTTAAAACGTCTGCGTAGAACCAAGAGGCAAGTTATAGCTACTTCCATTGCATTATCTGTTATTGCTTCAGGAGTCATTCCGTTTCAAACCGCCGATGCTTTAACCCGAGTTACTTCATCCAGTGGTACAGTATGGGAGATTCACGATGCTTTCGCTCCCAGCTTGGACACAGGAAGCTTGCGAACCGTTGGTACTACCCAAGTGCAAGGGTTCGGCAACATTTTTGTGAAAGTATCCTCGCCTGCAGCTTCCCTGATGAATGGACAAATGATGCGCGGGTTTGACCTCAAGTACGATGGTGTTAATAGATTCACTTCCTCTCAATCTGTAAATCTGGGAAATGTCACCGTTACCCGTGATGTGTATGTGGACACTATCAATAATCGAACTAGATTCTTTGATACTTTTACCAATAAGAATGATATGGCTGTAAAAGTAGATGTATCCTTCGGCGGCTCCTTAGGGTATGGCACAGCGGCCAATGCTTCAGTGGTCAAGGCAACCTACTCCAATGATCTGGAGGTAACGACAGACGATTCATGGATTGTAGTCGATAGCAGTGCCAGAAACAATAAACCTCTAGGTGTTGCAGTCGGGTCTCCACATCCATTTAATAATGGATTAACGGCTCTTGGGAATCAGCAGCAGAATCCATTCACCACACCTCTGGCCAAGTCCGGTAATGAGGCGAATTTCTATGGCTTCATTAATACCTTGAATCTTGAACCGGGCCAGTCGAAATCCCTGGTGAATTTTGTACAGGTTGGAGAAGCTGGGAAAGCTGGGCTGAACAATCTGGTTGCCACACTTAACGGACTCAATCAGCAGCTGGATGTGTCCGGCTTAACCCCTGCACAGATCCGCTCCATCAGTAACTGGGATATCTCAGGTATAGAGGGACTTAATACTGGAGATAACCTGTTCATTCCAGAGGCTCCTGCAGCGCAAAGCTTCGTTACTTCCTCCCCCTATGATGTTGTGAATAAATCCATTGCACAGATGCAGCAGGATATGATTAGCGGTACAACGACTTCTGTCCAAATTACGCAAGCGTATCTGGATCGGATCAAGGCGTACGATATGGGCCAACTCGGCTTCCATGCCTTCCTGCATGTATCCGAAACTGCGCTGGCTCAGGCCAAAGCGGCTGACGATGCCCGTGCACAAGGCGCTAAGGGTGATCTGCTGGGAATTCCGATTGCGATCAAAGACATCTATGACACCAAGGATATGCCGACAACAGGCGGCAGTAAAGCACTTGAAGGCTGGCGGCCAGAATCAGATGCCTTCCAGGTGAATAAGCTGCGGGAAGCCGGCGCTGTCATTATTGGTAAAGTGAATACTTCGGAGTTCGCGAACAGCGGAAGCTTCAGTGAAAGCGGCTGGATGCAGACCTGGAATGCGCTCTATCCGTCCAAAACCTCTTTTGGCTCCAGCGGTGGATCAGCCGTATCGGTTGCCGCTGATTTTGCAGCGGCCGCCATGGGATCGCAGACAGGGGTATCTCTCTACGCCCCTACGACAGGCGCCAGCTTAAAAAGCTTCCGCGGAACGGACGGCATGGCGAGTACAACCGGTGTGCTGCCGCTCACTTGGGGACAGGATTATGCGGGGCCCATTGCCAAAACCGTAACAGACCTGGCCATAATGCTGAACGCAACAACGGGTACGGACCCGCAGGATATTTTCACCGTAACTGCCGATGCCGATCATAAACGTCCGGAGAACTGGAAGGAATCGCTGGATGCTGGGGCATTGAAAGGAAAGAAAATCGGATTCATCCCCGAATCCTTTGTCTCCAGTTATGCTGATGATGATACCGGACTAGCCGTAAAGAATAAGTTCTCAGAACTGCAAGCTGCGGGAGCGGAAATGGTTGAAATGTCAAAAATGCCAGCAGCCCCTACCCGTCCATCAGGTATTAACGGTTCTACTGAAGGCTGGGCGCGCTACATTGAGCTTCACAAAGCCTTCCCTTACGCGGACGGAGCAAGTGTGCTTGCCTCAGATAAAGTGCTTATCTATAATCAGAGATCGTATACCGCGCCTACGCGGATGACGGAACAGGCTGTACAGGATTACATCAAGTATAGAACGGACTACAAGGAAGTGATCAAAGGCTGGATGGACGAGAATGGCGTGGATGCTATTGTGTATGCAGGTTTCATCAGTGACGTATATAACAATGACGCATCAGCCTCTCAGCTAAGTTCGGACCGCAACACGGGCGTATTAACATCTAATGTGGGTCTCCCTACGGTAGTGGTGCCTGTGGGAACGAACGACAGCGGCTATTCGATCTCGATGCAGCTTGTGGGCAGAGCGTGGGACGATGCCAAAGTTCTAGGTATGGGTTATGCGCTTGAGCAGCAAAGTCAGGCCAGACTGCTTACCGCTTTTGCACCAGCACTCCCATATGTCTCAAACCCTACTGATCCAGACCCAGTAGATAATGAACCAAGCAATCCAAGTCCTGGAGGAGGTACCGTAACTCCACCGGCAACACCAACACCAACGCCAGCACCTACTGCTACACCGGCTCCTACAGCTACACCAGCACCAGCAGAAACAACAGCACCAACACCTAAGCCGGAAGTGGTCAGCTTCACAGATACACTGAAGCATTGGGCAAAGGCAAGCATTGACCTGCTGATTTCCAAAGGATTACTGACAGGTTATGCCGATGGCACCTTCCGTCCGGATTCAGGTCTGACCCGCGCCGAGGCCATTAAGGTCATTACAACGCACATGGGGCTTGAAGGACAAGCAAGTACGTTCACCGATGTATCTGGGGCACATTGGGCCAATAAGTATATCGGCGCAGCAACCAGTGCCGGCCTGATGAACGGATACAGCGACGGTACCTTCCGCCCCAATGCCAAGATTAGCCGCAGTGAATTAGCAACACTAATCACCAGAGCTTTCAAGCTGACAGGTACCGGCAACACAACATTCAAAGATGTTAACAAAGAGGCCTGGTATTATAATTCCATTGATGCACTGGCATCGAATAAAATTATTACCGGCTACGAAGACAGTACGTTTAAGCCTGCAAAGGATATTACCCGGGCAGAGTTCGCTACTATGGTGGCGAGGTTGTTGGAGATCGGGAAGTAA
- a CDS encoding extracellular solute-binding protein gives MRKSYATLLAVVLSLSTLVGCGKADNASPGANGESNASSPNAENANNSEVVKIKYVVPGTEPKDYQKVFEKVNEKLAADGVGVAVEKIFIPWDAWDQKLNLMLSTGEEFDLFHVMQDRTPFSNYYTRGALADISEEIEKYGANLKKNIPEDIFNGATIGGKYYIVLSYWVEMASEGQFNIRRDILRENNLQEPTTPAELISAWETVMKNWKGKNKPYLGTRADFDPINLHTSILHRTYDTFPFTVKDKFFYVNQNGEVKSWIETDEFKKDAAFMHELYTKGITNPDILVMKQEQVDAQLDSGEWFVRLGTGGSLNGLQKYNPDATVDDIGVVWFNPDKEYLRPLSFKNGNAVPANSKHPEAAVKFMDWMLASQDNYDLVQYGIEGEHYTKDGDKGLKPIRDPNNNNNPRYRGSDSQNGNVNFMRFDPESSIPENNKVLFEPNPSAVNSIAANFIFDPTNVRTEYTNILSEASASITPIYMGVLDYDKAFPEALDKMKKAGLDKVVAEYQKQFKEYQASLQ, from the coding sequence ATGAGAAAATCCTATGCAACCCTGTTAGCTGTGGTGCTTTCCCTGTCCACCCTGGTCGGGTGCGGCAAGGCGGATAATGCCAGCCCTGGCGCAAATGGAGAAAGCAATGCTTCATCCCCGAATGCAGAGAATGCTAATAACTCTGAGGTCGTCAAGATCAAATACGTAGTTCCCGGCACCGAGCCGAAAGACTACCAGAAGGTGTTCGAGAAGGTCAATGAGAAGCTGGCTGCAGACGGTGTCGGCGTTGCCGTGGAGAAAATCTTCATCCCCTGGGATGCCTGGGACCAGAAGCTGAACCTGATGCTGTCTACCGGTGAAGAGTTCGATCTGTTTCATGTCATGCAGGACCGCACTCCTTTTTCCAACTATTATACCCGGGGTGCACTGGCCGATATCTCAGAGGAGATTGAGAAGTACGGAGCCAACCTGAAAAAGAATATTCCGGAGGACATCTTCAATGGAGCCACCATCGGCGGGAAATATTATATCGTCCTCTCCTACTGGGTTGAAATGGCCAGTGAAGGCCAGTTCAATATCCGCCGCGACATTCTCCGCGAGAACAATTTGCAGGAGCCTACAACTCCGGCTGAATTGATTAGCGCCTGGGAGACGGTGATGAAGAACTGGAAGGGGAAGAACAAGCCTTACTTAGGCACCCGGGCCGATTTTGACCCGATCAATCTGCATACCTCCATCCTGCACCGGACCTATGACACCTTCCCGTTCACCGTTAAGGATAAGTTCTTCTATGTCAACCAGAACGGAGAGGTCAAATCCTGGATTGAAACCGACGAATTCAAGAAGGATGCCGCCTTCATGCACGAGCTGTACACCAAGGGAATTACGAATCCTGATATCCTGGTTATGAAGCAGGAGCAAGTAGATGCCCAGCTCGACAGCGGAGAGTGGTTCGTGCGCCTGGGAACCGGCGGAAGCTTGAACGGACTCCAGAAGTACAACCCGGATGCTACGGTGGACGATATCGGCGTAGTATGGTTTAACCCGGATAAAGAATATCTTCGCCCCCTCTCCTTCAAGAACGGAAATGCCGTACCGGCGAACAGTAAACATCCGGAGGCCGCCGTTAAATTTATGGATTGGATGCTGGCCAGCCAAGATAACTACGACCTGGTTCAATATGGCATCGAGGGTGAGCACTACACCAAAGATGGCGACAAAGGCTTAAAGCCGATCAGAGACCCGAACAACAACAATAATCCGCGGTACAGAGGCTCTGATTCCCAGAACGGCAATGTGAACTTTATGCGCTTTGACCCGGAGAGCAGTATTCCTGAGAATAATAAGGTCTTATTCGAGCCTAATCCGAGTGCGGTCAACAGTATTGCAGCCAACTTTATTTTTGACCCGACGAATGTAAGAACTGAATATACCAATATTCTCTCGGAAGCTTCAGCCAGCATCACTCCGATCTATATGGGTGTGCTGGACTACGACAAGGCCTTCCCGGAAGCGCTGGATAAAATGAAGAAGGCAGGTCTGGACAAGGTCGTTGCCGAATATCAGAAGCAGTTCAAGGAATATCAAGCTTCTCTTCAATAA
- a CDS encoding glycoside hydrolase family 130 protein, with amino-acid sequence MNDNNTPIIGALASSPLIRRHPANPVLDAARVPYPTALVFNAGVVKFGGRYVMVFRNDYGSLEKQTLEPSHTTDLGIAFSEDGIHWTAGPKPVFKLKDEEFVRGYDPRLTVIGGRCYMCFAVDTRHGIRGGIAVTDDFESFEILSLSTPDLRNMVLFPEKINGNYVRLERPFTVYSRGGLDRFDTWIAESPDLVYWGRSDLLLAVEQVPFANDKIGPAAPPVKTDKGWLTTFHAVDLDPARGKNGWEPSWKKRYTAGIMLLDLHNPKKILGMSASPLLAPEAPYEVDGGFRNDVIFPGGMILEDDGEVKIYYGAADTVECLATAHVDDLIRLCLGQ; translated from the coding sequence ATGAATGATAACAATACACCCATTATAGGAGCTTTGGCATCTAGCCCGCTCATCCGCCGTCATCCGGCCAACCCTGTGCTGGATGCAGCGCGGGTCCCTTACCCCACCGCACTAGTATTCAACGCGGGAGTGGTTAAGTTTGGCGGCCGGTATGTGATGGTATTCCGTAATGACTATGGCTCCCTTGAGAAGCAGACCCTTGAGCCGTCTCACACAACGGATCTCGGTATCGCCTTCAGTGAAGACGGAATCCACTGGACGGCCGGTCCGAAGCCAGTATTCAAGCTTAAAGACGAAGAGTTCGTGCGCGGATATGATCCGCGGCTGACGGTAATCGGCGGCCGCTGCTACATGTGCTTCGCTGTAGATACGCGGCATGGCATCCGGGGCGGAATCGCAGTCACGGATGACTTCGAATCCTTTGAGATCTTGAGCTTGTCTACGCCGGACCTGCGGAATATGGTGCTGTTCCCGGAGAAGATCAACGGCAACTATGTGCGGTTGGAACGCCCGTTCACCGTATACAGCCGCGGAGGCTTGGACCGGTTCGACACCTGGATCGCGGAGTCGCCGGATCTGGTCTATTGGGGGCGTTCGGATCTGTTGCTTGCAGTGGAGCAGGTCCCGTTCGCCAATGACAAGATCGGTCCGGCAGCACCGCCCGTTAAGACTGACAAGGGCTGGCTCACCACCTTCCATGCGGTGGATCTTGATCCCGCCAGAGGCAAGAACGGCTGGGAGCCGTCCTGGAAGAAGCGGTATACAGCAGGCATTATGCTGCTTGATCTCCATAATCCAAAGAAAATCCTTGGGATGAGCGCCTCGCCGCTGCTCGCCCCTGAAGCCCCCTACGAAGTAGACGGAGGCTTCCGCAATGATGTCATCTTTCCCGGCGGCATGATCCTGGAGGACGATGGCGAAGTCAAAATCTATTACGGCGCCGCCGACACCGTAGAATGCCTGGCCACCGCACATGTCGATGATCTGATCAGGCTGTGTTTGGGACAGTGA